One genomic region from Nitrospiria bacterium encodes:
- a CDS encoding multiheme c-type cytochrome: SDSKHTKAFEALKPAEQKDPKCLGCHVTGYRQTQQAPPEMAGIQCESCHGPGSLYIKIHPRGDKEGARKAGLIAHPDPESCKTCHNAESPTFKGFDYAKAWEQIKHSK; the protein is encoded by the coding sequence GAGCGACAGCAAGCATACCAAGGCGTTCGAAGCGTTGAAACCGGCTGAACAGAAGGATCCGAAATGCCTGGGCTGCCACGTGACCGGCTACCGTCAGACTCAACAGGCCCCGCCCGAAATGGCGGGCATCCAGTGCGAGTCGTGCCACGGTCCGGGAAGTCTTTATATCAAGATTCATCCGAGAGGGGACAAAGAGGGAGCGCGCAAAGCCGGCCTGATCGCGCATCCGGATCCGGAGAGCTGCAAGACCTGCCACAACGCGGAGAGCCCCACCTTCAAGGGGTTTGATTACGCAAAGGCGTG